Proteins from one Ipomoea triloba cultivar NCNSP0323 chromosome 1, ASM357664v1 genomic window:
- the LOC116009686 gene encoding uncharacterized protein LOC116009686: MCSTLKEAYDRASDHYQVYLDQQEVYGRNKRKVDDKQQKFQLENKQANQGSFNPTQGRGWEGINQGNHPACWRCGRNHPGENCQGIRIKCYKCGRLGHKAMECRTPVYNLQKPLQNASQGRRFNGNTDKMPAETENKVVNFQSGNRGRPTNATSGPNYKGKQAMGESSTGNQGRIYVINSTQAQASDVVTDTFLINSVLGLVLFDTGVTNSFMSSTVADKLKLRPTSRLDLKTASGIVVACRDG; this comes from the coding sequence atgtgctctactctGAAGGAGGCATACGATAGGGCATCAGATCACTATCAGGTGTATTTGGACCAACAAGAAGTTTACGGTCGAAACAAACGAAAGGTTGATGATAAACAACAGAAATTCCAGTTAGAAAATAAGCAAGCTAACCAAGGTAGCTTTAACCCAACACAAGGAAGAGGATGGGAAGGAATCAATCAGGGAAACCATCCTGCTTGCTGGAGATGTGGAAGGAATCATCCCGGAGAGAATTGTCAAGGAATAAGAATTAAGTGCTACAAGTGTGGCCGCCTGGGACACAAAGCTATGGAGTGCCGAACCCCGGTATACAATCTCCAAAAACCCCTGCAAAATGCGAGCCAGGGAAGAAGATTTAATGGGAACACCGACAAGATGCCCGCAGAGACAGAAAATAAAGTGGTCAACTTCCAGTCAGGAAATCGAGGGAGACCAACAAACGCCACATCTGGTCCCAACTACAAAGGAAAGCAAGcaatgggagaaagcagcacggGGAAccaaggcaggatttacgtcaTCAATAGTActcaagctcaggctagcgacgtcgtAACCGATACCTTTCTCATAAATTCAGTACTTGGTTTAGTGCTATTTGATACGGGGGTTACCAATTCATTTATGTCATCTACGGTTGCTGATAAACtgaagttaaggcctactaGTAGATTAGATCTCAAAACTGCCTCAggaatagtagtagcctgtagaGATGGTTAG